Genomic window (Verrucomicrobiota bacterium JB022):
CAGCGTGAAGAGGCCAATGCGCTGCGCAACTGCGAGCTCTATACCTTGCCCCAGAAGCTGGAATGGATGGACGACCCGTGGCACGACGTCGAAGAAGCGCAGGACGCCTTGCGCCGCCTCGTCGACGATGTGACCCCCGATGTCCTGCACTTTAACGACTATGGAGCCGCAGTCGCGGGCTGGGAGTTGCCGGTGGTCTTGACTGCGCATTCGTGCGTCTACTCGTGGTTTCAGGCCGTAAAAGGAGGGCTGCCTTCTCAGGAGTGGCAGCCTTATCGCAATTGCGTTCGCCAAGCGCTCGAAAACGCGACCGTAGTGACTGCGCCGACCAAGGAAATGCTGCGAGGACTGGCAGTCTACGATGCCGACGTGCAGGACGCCCGCGTCTTCGCCAATGGCCGCAGCTCGACCGCCTTTGTCCGCAACGCGCAAAAGCAGCCGCTGATCCTTGCCGCTGGGCGCGTGTGGGATGAGGCGAAGAATCTCAGCGTCTTGCACCCCGCCGGGCGCAAACTCAGCTGGCCCATTTATGTCGCGGGCGAGACCGAGCACCCGAGCTATCCCGAGCAACGCGAGCCTCAAACCGCTTTGCGTTGCCTGGGCAACCTCGGGCCGCTGCAGATGCGTCAGGTGCTGGCCGCTGCCTCGATCTTCGCCCACCCGGCCCGCTACGAGCCCTTTGGGCTGGCCCCGCTAGAGGCAGCCTTGGCAGGTTGTGCGCTCGTGCTGGGCGACATCCCGTCGCTACACGAAGTGTGGGGCGATGCGGCGTTGTATGTGCCCTGCGATGCTCCCGAAGCCTGGTGCCTGACGCTGCGGCAACTCATTTATGATGCGCCCCGCCGGGCGGAAATGGCCCGCCGTGCCCAAGCCCGCGCCCGTCGCTATTCTGCCGAAGCCTTTGGGGAAGCCTACGCCAGCCTCTACGCGGAATTCCCGAGCCGCGAGTCGACCCATGAGAAAGCGTCCGCCACCACCTTTTCACGCGCGCCTTTCGTCCCCTCACCCTTTCAACCGCCCTTTGGATGAATATTATCGGGTTTTACCATTCCCTCGCGTCCGACTGGAACCACGGCAACGCCCATTTCTTGCGCGGCGTCGTGACCGACCTTATTACCCGCGGCCATCAGGTAGCGATCTACGAGGAGTTCAACAACTGGAGCCTCCAGCATCTGGTGGAGGATGCGGGCTCGGAGCCGCTCTCGGCCTTGCGGGACTACTACCCGCGGTTGCACCCACGCTTTTACCTGCCGAATGAGCTGGAGCTGGATGCCTTGCTTGAAGATGCCGACGTCGTGATTGTGCACGAGTGGAACCCGCCCGCCCTGATCAAGGCGATCGGCGAGCATCACAAGGCCAACCCGAATTACGTGCTGCTTTTCCACGACACGCACCACCGAGGCGTGAGTGCGCAGCACGAGATGGATGCTCTGGATCTTTCCGGCTACGACGGTGCGCTCGTCTTTGGCGAAGTCTTGCGCCAGCGTTATCTGGAAAAGCAATGGGTGGAACGCGCCTGGACGTGGCATGAAGCCGCCGACAGCCGCGTATTTCGCCCCCTGCCCCGCGACCATATCGAAGGCGACGTCGTCTGGATCGGCAACTGGGGAGACGACGAGCGCACGAACGAGCTGCACGAGTTCCTGCTGGAGCCGGTCAAGAACCTCGGCTATCAGGCGACGGTCCACGGGGTGCGTTACCCGCCCGAAGCACTCGCAGCCCTCGAAGAGGCGGGTATCCGTTATGCCGGTTGGCTGCCGAACTTCCGCGCGCCCGAGGTGTTTGCCCGCTACCGCATGACGGTTCACGTGCCGCGCCGGTACTACCGCGAGAGCCTGCCCGGCATCCCGACTATTCGGCCCTTTGAGGCGATGGCCTGCGGCATCCCGCTGATCAGCGCTCCATGGGAGGATGCCGAAAGGCTCTTCACCCCCGGGCTAGATTACCTCGTGGCCGAGGACGCCGATGAAATGGAGCGCCACCTCTACGCGCTGAAGCATGACCCGCGTCGCGCCGAAGCCATGGCCCAACGCGCCTTCAACACCATCCGCTCTCGGCACACCTGCCACCACCGGGTCGACGAACTGATCCAGATCATCGATCTGATCAAGACGCACCGTCATGCCCGCCTCACCCGCAGGTTGAGCCCCGCCACCCAAGTTTGATCCCTTTCACGCTATGCCCAAGCTCAAGATCGCTTTCTTCGGCTCCAGCCTCGTTTCCGCCTACTGGAACGGCGCCGCCACCTACTACCGTGGCATGCTGCGCGCCTTCCATGCCCGAGGCCACGAGATTACCTTTTACGAGCCCGACGCTTTCGAACGCCAGCAACACCGCGACCTCGATACCCCCGACTTTGCCCGCAGCGTCGTCTACGCCGCCAACCGCGAAGCCATGCACCAGTGTCTGGAGCATGCCAGCCACGCCGATGTGGTGGTGAAGGCCAGCGGAGTCGGTATTTTCGACGAAGAGCTGGAGGCCGCCGTGCTGGCCCACCAACGACGAGGCGCGCAGGTCATTTACTGGGACGTTGACGCCCCGGCGACGCTGGAGCGGCTCGATAACAACCCGCAAGACCCCCTGCGCAGCCACATCCCCGAATATGATGCGGTGCTAACCTACGGGGGTGGACCAGGCGTGGTGCAAGCGTTTACCCAGTTGGGCTCGCGCCAGTGCGTGCCGATCTACAACGCTTTGGACCCGGAAGACCATCACCCGGTGCCGACCGACGAACGTTTTGCCTGCGACCTCAACTTCGCGGGCAACCGCCTGCCCGATCGTGAAGAGCGCGTGATGGAGTTTTTCTTTGGCGCCGCCCGGGCCCTGCCCGAGAAGCGTTTCCTGCTGGCAGGGAACGGCTGGCACCAAAACGCACCCGAGCTGGCGAACGTCCAGCCAATGGGGCACCTCTACACGCGCGACCACAATGCTTTCAATGCGAGCCCGCGCGCGGTCCTCAACATCAGCCGCGAGAGCATGGCCCGCATGGGTTATTCGCCCGCCACCCGCGTGTTTGAGGCCGCCGGAGCCGGAGCTTGCCTGATCACCGATGCCTGGAAGGGTGTGGAGCAGTTTCTGGAGCCGGGGCGTGAGTGCCTCGTAGCCCACAATGGCAAGGAAGTGGCCGAGCTGCTGCGCGACCTTTCCATGAAGGAATCGCGCGAAATCGGCCGCCGGGCCCGCGCGCGGCTGCTGCAGGAGCACACCTACGCCCACCGTGCAGCCGAGCTTGAAGCCCTTCTCTTGAACCGTCCTCAGTTTGCCAGCGCCTCATGAACACCCCCCATCCCCTGCACATCGTTGTCCTCGGCCTCTCCATCACATCTTCATGGGGTAACGGCCACGCCACCACCTACCGCGCCTTGCTCAAGGCCCTCCAGCGCCGGGGCCATCGGATTACGTTTCTGGAGCGCGACGTGCCGTGGTATGCCAGCAACCGTGACCTGCCGCATCCCGACTTTGCCGAAACGCACCTTTACACCGACCTCGACGATCTGAAGCAACGCTTCGCCGACACCGTGCGCAGGGCCGACATGGTGATCGTAGGCTCCTACGTGCCCGACGGGGTCGCGGTCGGCCATTGGGCCTGCGATACGGCGCACGGTATGATCGCGTTTTACGACATCGATACGCCGGTGACGCTGGAGAAGCTGGCGCGGGGCGACGAGGAGTACCTTTCAACAGGTCTGATCCCGCGCTTCGACCTCTACCTGTCGTTCACCGGCGGCCCCTTGCTGCGACGCCTGGAGCAGGAGTTCGGCGCCCAACGAGCGCGCCCGCTCTACTGCTCCGTCGATCCAGAGCTGTATTACCCAGAGCAGGGCGAAACACATTACGACCTGGGCTACCTCGGCACCTACAGCGACGACCGCCAGCCAGGGGTCGACCGCCTGATGCTCGAAGCCGCACGCCACTGGCGCAACGGTCGCTTTGCAGTCGCCGGCCC
Coding sequences:
- a CDS encoding glycosyltransferase — translated: MPKLKIAFFGSSLVSAYWNGAATYYRGMLRAFHARGHEITFYEPDAFERQQHRDLDTPDFARSVVYAANREAMHQCLEHASHADVVVKASGVGIFDEELEAAVLAHQRRGAQVIYWDVDAPATLERLDNNPQDPLRSHIPEYDAVLTYGGGPGVVQAFTQLGSRQCVPIYNALDPEDHHPVPTDERFACDLNFAGNRLPDREERVMEFFFGAARALPEKRFLLAGNGWHQNAPELANVQPMGHLYTRDHNAFNASPRAVLNISRESMARMGYSPATRVFEAAGAGACLITDAWKGVEQFLEPGRECLVAHNGKEVAELLRDLSMKESREIGRRARARLLQEHTYAHRAAELEALLLNRPQFASAS
- a CDS encoding glycosyltransferase, giving the protein MNIIGFYHSLASDWNHGNAHFLRGVVTDLITRGHQVAIYEEFNNWSLQHLVEDAGSEPLSALRDYYPRLHPRFYLPNELELDALLEDADVVIVHEWNPPALIKAIGEHHKANPNYVLLFHDTHHRGVSAQHEMDALDLSGYDGALVFGEVLRQRYLEKQWVERAWTWHEAADSRVFRPLPRDHIEGDVVWIGNWGDDERTNELHEFLLEPVKNLGYQATVHGVRYPPEALAALEEAGIRYAGWLPNFRAPEVFARYRMTVHVPRRYYRESLPGIPTIRPFEAMACGIPLISAPWEDAERLFTPGLDYLVAEDADEMERHLYALKHDPRRAEAMAQRAFNTIRSRHTCHHRVDELIQIIDLIKTHRHARLTRRLSPATQV
- a CDS encoding glycosyltransferase family 4 protein, whose protein sequence is MTADTLGGVWTYAMELIRSLEPHHVEVALVARGREPNREQREEANALRNCELYTLPQKLEWMDDPWHDVEEAQDALRRLVDDVTPDVLHFNDYGAAVAGWELPVVLTAHSCVYSWFQAVKGGLPSQEWQPYRNCVRQALENATVVTAPTKEMLRGLAVYDADVQDARVFANGRSSTAFVRNAQKQPLILAAGRVWDEAKNLSVLHPAGRKLSWPIYVAGETEHPSYPEQREPQTALRCLGNLGPLQMRQVLAAASIFAHPARYEPFGLAPLEAALAGCALVLGDIPSLHEVWGDAALYVPCDAPEAWCLTLRQLIYDAPRRAEMARRAQARARRYSAEAFGEAYASLYAEFPSRESTHEKASATTFSRAPFVPSPFQPPFG
- a CDS encoding glycosyltransferase yields the protein MNTPHPLHIVVLGLSITSSWGNGHATTYRALLKALQRRGHRITFLERDVPWYASNRDLPHPDFAETHLYTDLDDLKQRFADTVRRADMVIVGSYVPDGVAVGHWACDTAHGMIAFYDIDTPVTLEKLARGDEEYLSTGLIPRFDLYLSFTGGPLLRRLEQEFGAQRARPLYCSVDPELYYPEQGETHYDLGYLGTYSDDRQPGVDRLMLEAARHWRNGRFAVAGPQYPDSIAWPENVRRIEHLPPAEHRAFYNQQRATLNITRAAMRQTGYAPSVRLFEAAACGTPVISDYWNGLDTLFDIGSEILISRGPADTLRYLQEFSPADLQNIGTAARKRILASHTADHRAAELEGHYHGCLAPALAS